In one window of Gorilla gorilla gorilla isolate KB3781 chromosome 2, NHGRI_mGorGor1-v2.1_pri, whole genome shotgun sequence DNA:
- the LOC101139163 gene encoding protein-lysine N-methyltransferase EEF2KMT-like isoform X1, with amino-acid sequence MAPEENAGTKLLLQSFERRFLAARTLRCFPWQSLEAKLRDSSDSELLRDILQKTVKHPVCVKHPPSVKCARCFLSELIKKHEAVHMEPLDELYKVLAETLMAKESTQGHWSYLLPSEGSVTLSESTAIISHGTTGLVTWDAAHYLAECAIENPAAFTNRTVLELSSGAGLTGLSICKMCHPRAYIFSDCHSRVLEQLRGNVLLNGLSLEADITANLDSPRVTVAQLDWDVATVHQLSAFQPDVVIAADVLYCPEAIVSLVGVLWRLAACREHQWAPEVYMAFTVRNPETCQLFTTELGWAGIRWEAEAHHDQKLFPYGEYLEMAMLNLTL; translated from the exons ATGGCGCCGGAGGAGAACGCGGGTACCAAACTCTTGCTGCAGAGTTTCGAGCGCCGCTTCCTAGCAGCGCGCACACTGCGCTGCTTCCCCTGGCAG AGCTTAGAAGCAAAGTTAAGAGACTCATCAGATTCTGAGCTGCTGCGGGATATTTTGCAGAAG ACTGTGAAGCATCCTGTGTGTGTGAAGCACCCGCCATCAGTCAAGTGTGCCCGGTGCTTTCTCTCAGAACTCATCAAAAAG CATGAGGCTGTCCACATGGAGCCTTTGGACGAGCTGTACAAGGTGCTGGCAGAGACCCTGATGGCCAAGGAGTCCACCCAGGGCCACTGGAGCTATTTGCTG CCCTCGGAAGGCTCAGTCACACTCTCCGAGAGCACAGCCATCATCTCCCACGGTACCACAGGCCTGGTCACATGGGATGCCGCCCACTACCTTGCAGAATGTGCCATCGAGAACCCGGCAGCCTTCACTAACAG GACTGTCCTAGAGCTTAGCAGTGGCGCCGGCCTTACAGGCCTGTCCATCTGCAAGATGTGCCACCCCCGGGCATACATCTTCAGCGACTGTCACAGCCGGGTCCTCGAGCAGCTCCGAGGGAATGTCCTTCTCAATGGCCTCTCATTAGAGGCAGACATCACTGCCAACTTAGATAGCCCCAGGGTGACAGTGGCCCAGCTGGACTGGGATGTAGCGACGGTCCATCAGCTCTCTGCCTTCCAGCCAGATGTTGTCATTGCAGCAG ACGTGCTGTATTGCCCAGAAGCCATCGTGTCGCTGGTCGGGGTCCTGTGGAGGCTGGCTGCCTGCCGGGAGCACCAGTGGGCTCCTGAGGTCTACATGGCCTTTACCGTCCGCAACCCAGAGACATGCCAGCTGTTCACCACCGAGCTag